A DNA window from Brassica napus cultivar Da-Ae chromosome C1, Da-Ae, whole genome shotgun sequence contains the following coding sequences:
- the BNAC01G31260D gene encoding uncharacterized protein BNAC01G31260D, with product MKGFNTPRKSQGRDLFYQTPTNCSDEEIQRNIEFLKKLQEADDKTLYRRYEGMMQRFFFFLMQRYLSGYITYIQLKRGLVLLLRGHRGLIIEFRQLLSYFASPVRNNSEKENPKSELKRTVAFLHKIEALGESVYKAFMDALGFSGDKEILIEQLSEMLRGHESLKEEFETFLIDNRLLKRKRDCVNVTPSYCIRPEVEKGSSSGPVLNGKYYSGGSYHPEDSVEKNSEACRFEK from the coding sequence ATGAAAGGTTTCAATACACCACGAAAAAGTCAGGGGAGAGACTTGTTTTATCAAACTCCGACTAATTGTTCGGATGAAGAGATTCAACGAAACATCGAGTTCTTGAAGAAACTGCAAGAGGCAGATGATAAGACACTCTACCGTCGATACGAAGGTATGATGcagcgtttttttttttttttgatgcagCGTTATCTATCAGGCTATATAACCTACATCCAACTCAAACGCGGACTGGTTCTCCTTCTCCGTGGACACAGAGGTTTGATCATAGAGTTTCGTCAGCTTTTGTCGTATTTTGCTTCTCCTGTAAGAAACAACTCCGAGAAAGAGAACCCAAAATCTGAATTGAAACGCACGGTTGCATTCTTGCACAAGATCGAAGCGTTGGGAGAGAGTGTTTACAAGGCTTTTATGGATGCGTTAGGGTTTAGTGGTGATAAAGAGATTCTGATTGAACAACTCAGCGAAATGTTACGCGGTCACGAGTCTCTAAAAGAGGAGTTTGAAACGTTCTTGATCGATAACCGTTTACTCAAACGCAAACGCGATTGCGTGAATGTCACGCCATCGTATTGTATTAGACCTGAAGTTGAAAAGGGATCTTCCTCTGGTCCGGTTTTAAACGGAAAATACTACTCTGGAGGTTCATATCATCCGGAGGactcagtggagaagaacagtGAGGCTTGTCGCTTCGAAAAATGA
- the LOC106453758 gene encoding plastidial pyruvate kinase 1, chloroplastic, with translation MSHSIQFSTPSRTLHLPHSRLHLPHSRLHRPLSSFSFRQFPLTSTFKHTSLRASSSPSPDSSSSSSVLHSPNGTPAVKSEERSSGIDVDTVTEAELKENGFRSTRRTKLICTIGPATCGFEQLEALAEGGMNVARLNMCHGTRDWHRNVIRSVRRLNEEKGFAVAIMMDTEGSEIHMGDLGGEASAKAEDGEVWTFTVRAFDASRPQRTISVSYDGFAEDVRVGDELLVDGGMVRFDVIEKIGPDVKCLCTDPGLLLPRANLTFWRDGSLVRERNAMLPTISSKDWLDIDFGIAEGVDFIAVSFVKSAEVINHLKSYLAARPGGGDIGVIAKIESIDSLTNLEEIILASDGAMVARGDLGAQIPLEQVPAAQQKIVKVCRELNKPVIVASQLLESMIEYPTPTRAEVADVSEAVRQRSDALMLSGESAMGQFPDKALTVLRSVSLRIERWWREEKRYEATPLQAISSASSDKISEEICNSASKMANNLGVDAVFVYTKNGHMASLVSRCRPDCPIFAFTNTTSVRRRLNLQWGLIPFRLSFSEDMESNLNKTFSLLKSRGMIKSGDLVIAVSDMLQSIQVMNVP, from the exons ATGTCTCACTCTATCCAATTCTCAACTCCTTCGCGCACTCTCCACCTCCCTCACTCACGTCTCCACCTCCCTCACTCACGTCTCCACCGtcctctctcttccttctccttcCGCCAATTCCCTCTAACCTCCACCTTCAAGCACACCTCACTCCGAGCTTCCTCCTCTCCGTCTCCCGATTCCTCCTCCTCATCGTCGGTTCTTCACTCTCCCAACGGCACTCCCGCCGTCAAATCAGAGGAGAGATCCTCCGGGATAGACGTCGATACAGTGACGGAAGCCGAGCTTAAAGAGAACGGATTCAGAAGCACGAGGAGGACGAAGCTGATCTGCACCATCGGGCCCGCCACGTGCGGGTTCGAGCAGCTCGAAGCGCTCGCAGAAGGAGGCATGAACGTGGCGAGGCTCAACATGTGCCACGGCACTCGGGACTGGCACCGCAATGTTATCCGTAGCGTTAGGAGGCTTAACGAGGAGAAAGGATTCGCGGTTGCGATCATGATGGATACTGAAGGTAGTGAGATTCACATGGGAGATCTCGGCGGCGAAGCGTCTGCTAAAGCAGAG GATGGTGAGGTTTGGACGTTTACTGTTAGAGCCTTTGATGCTTCTCGTCCTCAACGTACCATTAGTGTCAGCTATGATGGTTTCGCTGAAG ATGTAAGAGTTGGTGATGAGCTTCTTGTTGATGGTGGAATGGTTAGATTTGATGTGATTGAGAAGATTGGTCCTGATGTCAAGTGTCTATGTACCGACCCTGGGTTGTTGCTTCCTCGCGCTAACTTGACTTTCTGGAGAGATGGGAGTCTTGTTCGTGAGCGTAACGCTATGCTTCCAACCATTTCCTCCAAG gACTGGTTGGATATTGATTTTGGAATTGCTGAAGGTGTGGACTTCATTGCTGTATCCTTTGTCAAGTCTGCTGAAGTAATTAATCATCTTAAAAGTTATCTTGCCGCTCGTCCCGGTGGAGG GGACATAGGAGTGATTGCAAAGATCGAGAGTATTGATTCACTGACCAACTTGGAGGAAATCATCCTAGCATCAGATGGAGCTATGGTTGCAAGAGGTGACCTGGGAGCTCAGATACCTCTTGAGCAAGTTCCAGCAGCTCAACAGAAGATAGTCAAAGTCTGCAGAGAGCTTAACAAACCCGTCATTGTCGCCTCACAGCTACTCGAGTCCATGATTGAGTACCCAACTCCAACCAGAGCAGAAGTAGCCGACGTTTCCGAAGCAGTAAGGCAGAGATCAGACGCGTTGATGCTCTCTGGAGAATCAGCTATGGGTCAGTTCCCGGACAAGGCTCTCACGGTTCTTAGGAGCGTCAGTCTGAGAATCGAAAGATGGTGGAGGGAAGAGAAACGCTACGAGGCTACACCACTTCAAGCCATAAGCTCTGCTTCTTCAGACAAAATCTCTGAAGAAATCTGCAACTCTGCTTCTAAAATGG CTAACAATCTTGGAGTGGACGCGGTCTTCGTGTACACAAAGAACGGACACATGGCGTCTCTAGTCTCCCGATGCCGCCCTGACTGCCCGATCTTTGCTTTCACGAACACAACCTCGGTGAGAAGACGCTTAAACCTACAATGGGGACTGATCCCATTCCGTCTAAGCTTCTCAGAGGACATGGAGAGCAACTTGAACAAAACATTCTCTTTACTGAAATCAAGAGGTATGATCAAGTCGGGTGACCTCGTGATCGCTGTCTCTGACATGCTGCAATCCATCCAGGTCATGAACGTTCCCTAG